A region from the Sutcliffiella horikoshii genome encodes:
- a CDS encoding tyrosine-type recombinase/integrase: MTLQTCLSQFRDEYGFRLEETTLYGYLLAVNQLIEYGKKPLHEITSSDIRSWLSFLDARGYKPVTLKTKLAGIKLFFKFCVEEGILSKNPVSSIPYPEVNDTLPRYLKMNELGQLRTIVKGRIEERAVMEMFYATGVRLMELVSMKKEDIYWPDRMITIPKGKRKKERIVLFTREAAEHLKAYLDARVDELPFVFVNYSRTGEMCARTIQSRFDNYSKKLGKHVSPHTLRHTFAAHLARRGMPFMAIQTLLGHNSPHQTHLYTRLYHQARKDMYDEWM; this comes from the coding sequence ATGACGCTCCAAACATGTTTGTCGCAGTTTAGAGATGAGTATGGGTTTCGATTGGAAGAAACCACTTTGTATGGTTATCTGCTAGCGGTTAATCAACTCATTGAATATGGTAAGAAACCACTTCATGAAATCACATCTAGTGATATTAGGAGTTGGTTGTCTTTTTTAGACGCACGTGGATATAAACCGGTCACCTTAAAAACAAAACTAGCCGGCATTAAGTTATTTTTCAAGTTCTGTGTGGAAGAAGGAATTCTTTCCAAGAATCCTGTTAGTTCCATACCGTATCCAGAAGTAAATGATACATTGCCACGTTACTTAAAAATGAATGAACTAGGGCAATTGCGAACGATCGTGAAGGGACGAATAGAGGAAAGGGCAGTAATGGAGATGTTTTATGCAACAGGTGTCCGATTAATGGAGTTAGTTTCAATGAAAAAGGAAGATATTTATTGGCCAGATCGCATGATTACCATTCCTAAAGGGAAACGTAAAAAAGAAAGGATTGTCTTATTTACAAGAGAGGCTGCAGAACATTTAAAAGCCTATTTAGATGCACGTGTGGATGAGCTTCCATTTGTCTTTGTAAACTATTCGAGAACAGGTGAAATGTGTGCTCGCACAATTCAATCCAGATTCGATAATTATTCTAAAAAGCTGGGGAAACATGTTTCTCCACATACGTTACGGCATACATTCGCGGCACATTTAGCAAGAAGAGGGATGCCCTTTATGGCCATTCAAACACTGCTAGGTCATAATAGTCCTCATCAAACCCATTTATATACACGGCTTTATCATCAAGCACGAAAAGATATGTACGATGAATGGATGTAA
- the xerA gene encoding site-specific tyrosine recombinase/integron integrase — MSNYWELTKPIPIKVNQDIVKEFLMSLKILNRSKNTIKVYRSFLERFFGEMEEPFTLIPSHTILEWFQHNEAHQSEATLRLRLSILSSFYKFCVEEELMDVSPVKSRWFPRLPQSLPKYLEKEEIAKTRRQSEQMSLRNQVLVEFMLTTGCRVSEVSELNKEDVDLENRTARVMGKGQKIRYVHFTEKCAYLLERYFSVRPKLPNSLFISWKGQRLSVRTIQDIIRKIGVEAGLSSSLHPHRLRHTFATELLAKGAELSFIGDELGHRDIRTTQIYARLPKREIMVLYRKYMG, encoded by the coding sequence ATGAGTAATTACTGGGAATTAACGAAACCAATACCTATAAAAGTCAATCAAGACATCGTAAAAGAGTTTTTAATGAGTTTAAAAATATTAAACAGAAGTAAAAACACGATTAAGGTATATCGCTCTTTTCTAGAACGATTTTTTGGTGAGATGGAAGAGCCATTTACATTGATACCCTCCCATACAATCCTTGAATGGTTTCAACATAATGAAGCGCATCAAAGTGAGGCAACATTAAGGCTAAGATTAAGTATCCTTTCTTCCTTCTATAAATTTTGTGTAGAAGAAGAGTTAATGGATGTTTCTCCTGTTAAGAGTAGATGGTTTCCTCGCCTTCCTCAATCCCTCCCCAAGTATTTGGAAAAGGAGGAAATTGCTAAAACGCGAAGGCAAAGTGAGCAAATGTCCTTAAGAAATCAGGTGTTAGTAGAATTTATGCTCACGACGGGATGTAGAGTTAGTGAAGTAAGTGAATTAAATAAAGAGGATGTGGATCTAGAAAACCGTACGGCACGTGTGATGGGGAAAGGACAGAAAATTCGTTATGTTCATTTTACCGAAAAGTGTGCCTATCTTTTGGAACGGTATTTTTCTGTGAGACCTAAGTTGCCTAACAGTCTTTTTATATCTTGGAAAGGACAACGGTTAAGTGTTCGAACTATCCAAGATATTATCAGGAAAATCGGAGTGGAAGCGGGGTTGTCCTCCAGTTTGCACCCACATCGATTGCGCCATACATTTGCCACAGAATTACTAGCGAAGGGAGCAGAGTTGTCCTTTATTGGAGACGAATTGGGTCATCGTGATATTAGGACTACCCAAATCTATGCCCGACTTCCGAAAAGAGAAATAATGGTGCTATATCGAAAATATATGGGATAG
- a CDS encoding tyrosine-type recombinase/integrase codes for MKTDIIQTFLEDNRSRYSAETLRSYKLSLHQFFSFCRKNYDDVKATDIRAWLASMLEEGLSKNTIHIKLAGLKSFYHYCIEENILKKPPTLTVKALKKDDSLPYYLSRRQVAQLQELTKGDYQFRPIIETLYATGVRVSELLHIKLEEVKWETRQIWIQKGKGNKERFVLFTHDCAERLKGYLDKRQVYSEYLFCNRRGMPLHREYIQKNFRSFSQTLGFKITPHTLRHTFAAHLAEKNMPQSYIQELLGHVDINSTRIYTRLMEHARKKQYDLYN; via the coding sequence ATGAAAACAGATATAATCCAAACGTTTCTAGAAGATAACCGCTCCCGCTATAGCGCGGAGACATTAAGAAGTTATAAACTTTCCCTCCATCAATTCTTTTCATTTTGCAGGAAAAATTACGATGACGTGAAAGCAACAGATATAAGGGCATGGCTTGCTTCTATGCTGGAAGAAGGTCTGAGTAAAAATACGATTCATATTAAACTAGCAGGTTTAAAATCCTTTTACCACTATTGTATAGAAGAAAATATCTTGAAAAAACCTCCTACGCTAACTGTAAAAGCTCTTAAAAAAGATGATTCTCTGCCCTACTATCTAAGCAGGCGCCAAGTCGCACAACTTCAAGAATTAACAAAGGGGGATTACCAGTTCCGCCCCATTATTGAAACCCTCTATGCCACAGGAGTGAGGGTTAGTGAGCTATTACACATCAAACTAGAAGAAGTAAAGTGGGAAACACGCCAAATATGGATACAAAAAGGAAAAGGAAATAAAGAACGTTTTGTCCTTTTTACCCATGATTGTGCAGAACGGCTAAAGGGGTATCTCGACAAGCGGCAAGTCTATAGCGAGTATTTATTTTGTAATCGAAGAGGGATGCCGTTACACCGAGAATATATTCAAAAAAATTTTCGTAGCTTCTCCCAAACACTTGGTTTTAAAATTACCCCACATACTTTGCGTCATACATTTGCTGCCCATTTAGCGGAAAAGAATATGCCACAAAGTTACATTCAGGAACTTCTGGGACATGTTGATATTAATAGTACCCGCATTTATACAAGACTGATGGAACATGCACGAAAAAAACAATATGACCTTTACAATTAA
- a CDS encoding tyrosine-type recombinase/integrase produces MREYWKSEIKEESTRTIMNEYLLGLKLANKSEKTIRNYRWFLERFFAECTVPLKLLTAEEVRKHLKQFTQGKKERTVDAYLSALTSFFQFCLAEEYLENVVIKKRWRPKIPQSLPKYLNEMEYSKVKIVAENLAPRDRALILFLFSSGCRSSEVSTLLIQDVNLEKRTAEVTGKGKRIRNVHYSEECSIALNEYLHTRPYKKEEPLFISQTGQPLTTYTIYSITRKIGSKAGLPKTLHPHCCRHTFATNMLARGATLELIADELGHVNLNTTRIYARILSEDIISAYQNKMG; encoded by the coding sequence ATGAGAGAGTATTGGAAGAGTGAGATTAAGGAAGAATCAACGAGGACGATTATGAATGAATATTTGCTAGGTTTAAAACTGGCCAACAAATCAGAAAAGACTATCAGAAATTATCGTTGGTTTTTAGAACGATTTTTCGCAGAGTGTACAGTTCCTTTAAAACTATTAACAGCTGAAGAAGTGAGAAAGCATTTGAAACAGTTTACTCAGGGAAAAAAGGAACGGACAGTAGACGCTTACTTATCCGCACTGACTTCATTTTTTCAATTTTGTCTAGCTGAAGAGTACCTAGAAAATGTAGTAATCAAAAAAAGATGGAGACCTAAAATCCCACAGTCCTTGCCCAAGTATTTAAATGAAATGGAATACTCTAAGGTGAAAATTGTGGCGGAGAATTTGGCTCCTCGTGATCGTGCGTTAATTCTATTTTTATTTTCGTCTGGTTGCAGGAGTTCAGAAGTTTCTACCCTATTAATCCAAGATGTCAATCTAGAAAAAAGAACAGCAGAGGTAACAGGAAAAGGAAAGAGAATTCGAAACGTACACTATTCTGAGGAATGTTCCATCGCTCTGAACGAATATCTTCACACCAGACCCTATAAGAAGGAGGAACCGCTATTTATATCTCAAACAGGTCAACCTTTAACCACCTACACTATTTATTCCATTACTAGAAAAATTGGTTCTAAGGCCGGACTTCCAAAAACGTTACATCCGCATTGTTGTCGCCATACGTTTGCAACGAACATGTTAGCAAGGGGAGCAACCCTGGAATTAATAGCGGATGAATTGGGACATGTAAATTTGAATACGACACGTATTTATGCACGTATTTTATCGGAAGATATTATTTCCGCTTATCAAAATAAAATGGGGTAG
- a CDS encoding YobI family P-loop NTPase yields MKKWIIQALTKLTNSLTKLQTKLATGENKPKSLFEDLTPSTDIDENGKYAEAISWGLENDNVKNIALTGPYGSGKSSVLKTYEKNHGNTYHFLNISLATFQPQEGKNEEDDLEKSILQQMIYRVKDRTIPFSRFKRIKHVKNRSIILFLTLLVASVTASIYLFQPTYLKDNFQGTLLQQNFTSGQPLNILWTFFLITVTLLFPFVFLKNIYSLVRGNLNFNKVTIANATIEKNNVDAQSIFDKYLDEILYFFEATKYDVVIFEDLDRFDNLVIFESLRELNALINNSEQIKRRVVFIYAVKDEIFGVVDKDSSKMQDTIDFSKNRTKFFDFIIPVIPIINSSNSIDKLTEKIDKLTYTDKIDRSFLNDVTIYIDDMRILKNVFNEFIIYKDKLGGIDLDLNKLLAMVIYKNIYPFDFSQLQYKKGLVYDVLQNKSAIIRTRTHTLETEIETLEVKIKGTEQETLTSLKELQVSYLDELGIYKPSQSHHNYYIAFGGTTYYSNSDSNAQNFFDNLKKTDIVNYFLPKHGRKQTEKAEQIATVFGTKQNYFEREEYINIREEDRIERIKEELAELKQQKAEASAKSLKELIEESDPQDVFSDGINDKKLLIYLLRHGYIDEMYNHYLTYFHPGSLTEADMKFIFSVKNHEPLEAHHSLFNIDKIIERLNGNEFKQVEILNYYLLNHLMENSHRETYQTYYDTIITQLANEKKESIDFIDGFRRTATHKKRFVQSICRKWDNIWHFIEKESNFSAEEKDSYVSDILAFANIDDIIKINKGEELSDFIARHHDFLTIAPTDNNKRMQILLELDVKFLALEKLSSDQELIDNVVEKELYKINPSTLATILGVTTEQLSYSFIKQTDRQDVQNYIDSNIEIYVHQVLLKVAIKEETEHALIDLLNRKDVSMNLKEEVIVEQPVVITDITKVNHAVWPVLVSFKKIKITWSNVVAYFQEGESLDGDLVDFLNNTEVASELSKHYIGDAEKFDIDTVEKVSEAIIKNQEITEESFEVLTSSISKFSYFPVDSIPLKRLETMIIQGVLKLSNENFQSLKANYNNLICLYLEENIDQFIENMDNYPLEHDSVVQLFHSERVPEKYKISLIEGLGVAGLSKEDTAFFEGLADFILENHVQVSKEVFDFLMAVDMRVENKLILISKRIEEFDFVTITELLTKLGDPYAEIAENGKRPQIRNNEVHRKFVQALEDKHYISSSRVNGRNIRINTRLKMEEV; encoded by the coding sequence ATGAAAAAATGGATTATCCAAGCGTTAACGAAACTAACCAACAGCCTTACCAAGCTCCAGACCAAACTAGCTACCGGTGAAAACAAGCCTAAAAGTTTGTTCGAGGACTTAACGCCAAGCACTGACATTGATGAAAATGGTAAATATGCAGAGGCAATATCTTGGGGCTTGGAGAATGACAATGTGAAGAACATTGCATTGACTGGGCCATACGGTTCAGGAAAGAGTAGTGTACTTAAGACGTATGAAAAAAATCATGGAAATACGTACCATTTTTTAAATATCTCGTTAGCAACTTTTCAGCCACAAGAAGGGAAAAACGAAGAGGATGACCTAGAGAAAAGCATCCTCCAACAAATGATATATCGCGTCAAGGATCGAACCATTCCCTTTTCGCGATTCAAGCGCATTAAGCATGTGAAAAATCGCAGTATTATTCTTTTTCTCACATTATTGGTAGCCTCAGTGACAGCTAGTATCTATCTATTTCAACCAACATACCTAAAAGACAACTTTCAGGGGACTCTACTTCAACAAAATTTCACTAGTGGACAACCTTTAAACATCTTATGGACCTTTTTTCTGATTACAGTCACCTTATTGTTTCCATTTGTCTTTTTAAAAAATATTTACAGCTTGGTCCGCGGCAATCTAAACTTTAATAAAGTGACAATAGCCAATGCGACGATTGAAAAAAATAACGTGGATGCTCAATCCATCTTTGATAAATACCTCGATGAAATTCTTTATTTCTTTGAAGCTACTAAGTATGATGTTGTAATTTTCGAGGATTTGGACCGATTTGATAACTTAGTTATATTTGAGAGCTTACGAGAGTTGAATGCGCTTATCAACAACTCCGAGCAAATCAAACGGAGGGTTGTGTTTATATATGCCGTTAAGGATGAAATCTTCGGTGTCGTCGATAAGGACAGCAGCAAGATGCAAGATACGATTGACTTCAGCAAAAATCGCACGAAATTTTTTGATTTTATCATTCCTGTCATCCCGATTATTAACTCCTCAAATTCGATAGATAAATTAACGGAGAAAATTGACAAATTAACGTACACTGACAAAATAGACAGGAGTTTCTTAAACGATGTGACGATTTACATAGATGATATGAGGATTTTAAAAAATGTTTTTAACGAATTTATTATTTACAAGGACAAGCTCGGGGGCATCGACCTTGATTTGAATAAACTCTTAGCTATGGTCATCTATAAAAACATCTATCCGTTTGACTTCTCGCAATTGCAATATAAGAAGGGACTTGTCTACGATGTTTTGCAAAATAAATCAGCGATTATTCGCACTCGAACGCACACGCTAGAAACGGAAATTGAGACGCTAGAGGTAAAGATTAAAGGGACAGAGCAAGAAACACTGACTTCATTAAAAGAATTGCAAGTGAGTTATTTAGATGAGTTAGGGATTTACAAACCGAGTCAGTCCCACCACAACTATTATATTGCCTTTGGAGGGACAACTTATTACTCTAACAGCGATTCTAACGCACAGAATTTTTTCGATAATCTAAAAAAAACAGATATAGTCAACTATTTCTTACCCAAACATGGTAGAAAACAAACAGAAAAAGCCGAGCAAATCGCGACTGTCTTCGGCACTAAGCAAAACTACTTTGAGCGAGAGGAATATATAAATATACGTGAAGAAGACAGAATAGAGCGCATTAAGGAAGAACTAGCCGAGCTAAAACAGCAAAAAGCAGAAGCAAGCGCCAAATCCTTGAAAGAATTAATCGAAGAAAGTGACCCACAAGACGTTTTCTCAGATGGTATTAATGATAAAAAGCTGTTAATTTACCTGCTGCGCCATGGATATATTGATGAAATGTATAACCACTATCTCACTTACTTCCATCCCGGTAGCTTAACCGAAGCAGATATGAAATTCATTTTTAGTGTCAAAAATCATGAACCGTTAGAAGCACATCACTCCCTGTTCAATATCGATAAAATTATCGAACGTTTGAATGGTAATGAATTTAAACAGGTGGAAATCCTCAATTATTATTTACTTAACCATCTGATGGAAAATAGTCATCGTGAAACTTACCAAACTTATTACGACACCATTATTACCCAGCTAGCCAACGAAAAGAAAGAATCCATCGATTTTATTGACGGGTTCAGGCGAACAGCGACGCACAAAAAACGGTTTGTCCAATCCATCTGTAGAAAATGGGACAATATATGGCATTTTATCGAGAAGGAATCTAATTTCTCAGCGGAAGAAAAGGATAGTTATGTATCTGACATCCTAGCCTTTGCCAACATAGACGATATTATAAAGATTAACAAAGGAGAGGAACTATCAGACTTTATCGCGAGACATCATGATTTTCTAACAATAGCACCAACAGATAACAACAAACGGATGCAGATATTACTAGAACTGGATGTGAAATTTCTGGCCTTGGAAAAACTATCGAGCGATCAGGAGCTTATCGATAATGTGGTTGAAAAGGAGTTATATAAAATTAATCCAAGTACATTAGCAACCATCCTTGGAGTAACTACGGAACAATTATCTTATTCTTTCATTAAGCAAACGGATCGACAAGATGTCCAAAATTATATTGATTCAAATATAGAAATATACGTGCATCAAGTGCTTTTAAAAGTGGCGATCAAGGAGGAAACAGAGCATGCGCTGATTGATTTATTGAATCGTAAAGACGTCTCAATGAATCTAAAAGAAGAAGTTATTGTAGAGCAACCGGTAGTAATAACAGATATTACCAAAGTAAACCATGCAGTTTGGCCAGTGCTTGTTAGTTTCAAAAAAATCAAGATAACTTGGTCAAATGTGGTTGCTTATTTCCAAGAAGGAGAAAGCTTGGATGGGGATTTGGTTGACTTTCTCAATAACACAGAAGTTGCAAGCGAGCTATCTAAGCATTATATAGGGGATGCAGAGAAGTTTGATATAGATACTGTGGAAAAAGTATCTGAAGCAATTATAAAAAATCAGGAGATTACAGAAGAGTCCTTTGAGGTATTAACAAGCAGCATCTCAAAATTCAGCTACTTTCCAGTTGATTCCATACCTTTGAAAAGATTAGAAACAATGATTATTCAGGGTGTGCTAAAACTGAGTAATGAGAACTTTCAATCATTGAAAGCAAATTACAACAACCTTATTTGCTTATACCTGGAGGAAAATATAGATCAATTTATTGAAAATATGGATAACTATCCGTTGGAACATGATAGTGTGGTACAGCTATTCCATTCAGAGCGCGTCCCGGAAAAGTATAAAATCAGTTTGATTGAGGGACTTGGCGTAGCTGGCTTATCAAAAGAAGATACAGCATTTTTTGAGGGATTGGCTGACTTTATCCTCGAAAATCATGTGCAAGTATCCAAGGAAGTTTTTGACTTTCTAATGGCTGTTGATATGCGTGTTGAGAATAAGCTCATTCTAATCAGTAAGCGAATAGAAGAGTTTGATTTTGTTACTATTACAGAATTGTTAACAAAATTGGGTGATCCCTATGCGGAGATAGCTGAAAATGGAAAGCGTCCTCAAATTAGGAATAATGAAGTGCACCGAAAATTTGTTCAGGCTCTTGAGGATAAACACTATATATCTTCATCTCGAGTAAATGGAAGAAATATCAGGATTAACACCAGGTTAAAAATGGAGGAGGTTTAG